In Brachypodium distachyon strain Bd21 chromosome 2, Brachypodium_distachyon_v3.0, whole genome shotgun sequence, one genomic interval encodes:
- the LOC104582586 gene encoding probable DNA-3-methyladenine glycosylase 2, translated as MAKTRSSPAPAPPRPSAAAAPQARISFRSRKIVKTPPAKAKSLAAPTVQPPPVLLPALSAPGELAAALRHLAAADPLLSAVISSTEPPIATFTTSSPSLPAFHSLARSILYQQLATSAAAAIYARFLALLPSPTASPASVLALAAADLRAIGVSARKAAYLHDLAARFASGDLSEPAVAAMDETALLAQLTKVKGVGEWTVHMFMIFSLHRPDVLPSGDLGVRKGVQELYNLKSLPRPEEMAVLCERWRPYRSVGTWYMWRLMESKGAAAKKVKKKSNASS; from the coding sequence ATGGCCAAGACCaggtcgtcgccggcgccggcgccgccccgcccctcTGCCGCGGCCGCTCCCCAAGCCAGGATCTCCTTCCGCTCCCGCAAAATCGTCAAGACGCCACCCGCGAAAGCGAAATCCCTCGCCGCGCCCACCGTGCAACCACCGCCGGTACTGCTGCCCGCGCTGTCGGCCCCGGGCGagctcgcggcggcgctccgccACCTCGCGGCCGCCGACCCGCTCCTCTCCGCGGTGATATCCTCCACCGAACCCCCCATCGCCACCTTCACCACCTCATCCCCGTCCCTCCCCGCCTTCCACTCCCTCGCGCGCTCCATCCTCTACCAGCAGCTCGCcacctccgcggccgccgccatctacGCCCGcttcctcgccctcctcccgTCCCCCACGGCGAGCCCCGCCTCCGtgctcgccctcgccgccgccgacctccgcGCCATCGGCGTCTCCGCCCGCAAGGCCGCCTACCTCCACGACCTCGCCGCCAGGTTCGCCTCCGGGGACCTCTCCgagcccgccgtcgccgccatggacgaGACCGCGCTCCTCGCTCAGCTCACCAAGGTCAAGGGCGTCGGCGAGTGGACCGTCCACATGTTCATGATCTTCTCCCTGCACCGCCCTGACGTGCTGCCGTCCGGCGACCTCGGCGTGCGCAAGGGCGTGCAGGAGCTGTACAATCTCAAGTCTCTGCCCAGGCCGGAGGAGATGGCTGTATTGTGCGAGCGGTGGCGCCCGTACCGGTCCGTCGGCACGTGGTACATGTGGCGCCTCATGGAGAGCAAGGGCGCCGCAGCcaagaaggtgaagaagaagagcaatgCGAGCTCCTAG
- the LOC100838173 gene encoding adoMet-dependent rRNA methyltransferase spb1 translates to MGKAKGKQRQDKFYHLAKEQGYRSRAAFKLLQLDARYRFLPTARAVLDLCAAPGGWVQVAVNHAPVGAFVVGVDLVPIRPIRGAHSLTEDITTTKCRSSIRKLMDSKGVGAFDVVLHDGSPNVGGAWAQEATTQSALVIDSVRLATMFLAPKGTFVTKVFRSQDYNAIMFCLKQLFEKVEATKPTASRSTSAEIYIICQKYKAPAKIQPELLDIKHLFSVDEEKSVPRDITNPGKKKRERSGYGEGETVLGKAGLASDFIWSEAQTPIEFLGSFGAISFEDPASLPIKNHELTTEEIKHLCEDLYVLDKNSFKHILKWRIRIRKALSASSQVTPKADGTTLDAKVKDDDQLLQEMEELTSVIDRKKRREKKRLSRRRAKDKARKATGMQIDATEDGYCDPDLFSIDAIKGGKGLQALESTELNVEDSIGDSEDEETQTHEDSDEEMDSDEEQQRYDAQLEEMLDEAYERFVTKKGGEVKQERKRAKRINTDADAELLEGGEDDGDDVDMDQVSDEDQDQDEDTNPLLLSLDTEKPTKEQIVKQWYSQDVFTEAGAGGLTEQSDSENEREKPRKNLKKMDSGKEMRAKAQMDSGKKEKLAKAQRSQEDEFEIVRAEPVRTEEDSSSSSDDSDDEPEEDLDDDTKAEVLAYAHKMLRKKQREQILDDAYNKYMFDDVGLPKWFVEDEKRHTQPMKPITREEVAAMKAQFREIDARPSKKVAEAKARKKRVAMKKLEKARQKADIVADQSDINEKSKAKMIDKIYKKAVTTQKPKKEYVVAKKGVQVRAGKGKVLVDPRMKKDKRTSGLGKKGKGGKGGAKGGKGKKGAAGQRKGGGRGKGGKKAGKSPH, encoded by the exons ATGGGTAAGGCGAAGGGGAAGCAGAGGCAGGACAAGTTCTACCACCTCGCCAAGGAGCAAGGGTACCGGAGTCGGGCGGCCTTCAAGCTGCTGCAGCTCGACGCGCGGTACCGCTTCCTGCCGACGGCGCGCGCCGTGCTCGACCTGTGCGCGGCGCCCGGCGGATGGGTCCAAGTGGCCGTCAACCACGCCCCCGTAGGCGCcttcgtcgtcggcgtcgaccTCGTGCCCATCCGCCCCATCCGCGGCGCGCACTCCCTCACGGAGGacatcaccaccaccaagtGTCGGTCGTCCATACGGAAGCTCATGGACTCCAAGGGCGTCGGGGCCTTCGACGTCGTCCTCCACGACGGGTCGCCCAACGTCGGTGGCGCGTGGGCGCAGGAGGCCACCACGCAGTCCGCGCTCGTCATCGACTCCGTGCGCCTCGCCACCATGTTCCTCGCCCCCAAGGGCACCTTCGTCACCAAG GTCTTCAGGTCTCAAGATTACAATGCTATCATGTTCTGTCTCAAACAG CTATTTGAGAAGGTTGAGGCGACTAAACCAACAGCCAGTCGTTCCACGTCTGCTGAAATTTATATTATCTGTCAGAAATATAAAGCCCCTGCAAAGATTCAACCAGAACTTCTTGATATAAAGCACTTGTTCAGTGTGGATGAAGAGAAGAGCGTG CCTAGGGATATAACTAATcctggaaagaaaaagagagaacgTTCTGG GTATGGAGAAGGAGAAACGGTATTGGGGAAAGCTGGTCTGGCATCAGATTTTATATGGTCTGAAGCTCAGACACCGATCGAGTTTCTTGGTTCTTTTGGTGCAATTTCATTTGAAGATCCAGCGTCACTACCTATCAAGAATCATGAGCTTACTACTGAGGAG ATAAAACACCTCTGTGAGGATTTATATGTGCTAGACAAAAATAGCTTCAAGCATATATTGAA ATGGCGTATACGCATAAGGAAAGCACTCTCAGCATCTTCTCAAGTTACCCCAAAGGCTGATGGTACCACGTTGGATGCCAAGGTCAAAGATGATGACCAACTTTTACAGGAAATGGAAGAATTGACGAGTGTcattgatagaaagaaaaggagagagaagaaacgTCTATCAAGACGTCGCGCAAAG GATAAAGCACGTAAGGCAACAGGAATGCAAATTGATGCTACAGAAGATGGATACTGTGATCCTGACCTGTTTTCAATTGATGCTATAAAG GGTGGAAAAGGACTTCAAGCTCTAGAGTCAACAGAGCTTAATGTGGAAGATAGCATTGGAGACAGTGAGGATGAAGAGACTCAAACTCATGAAGACTCTGATGAGGAAATGGATTCTGATGAAGAGCAGCAAAG GTATGATGCTCAACTCGAGGAAATGCTCGATGAAGCTTATGAGCGTTTTGTGACTAAAAAGGGCGGGGAAGTAAAACAAGAACGTAAACGTGCCAAGAGAATCAATACCGATGCTGATGCAGAATTGTTAGAG GGAGGCGAAgatgatggtgatgatgtTGACATGGATCAAGTTTCTGATGAAGATCAAGATCAAGATGAAGACACCAATCCCCTTCTATTATCTCTAGATACAGAGAAGCCAACAAAAGAGCAGATTGTAAAGCAGTGGTACAGTCAGGATGTGTTCACAGAAGCAGGGGCTGGCGGCCTGACTGAGCAGAGTGATAGTGAAAATGAAAGAGAGAAGCCACGTAAGAATTTGAAAAAGATGGATTCAGGAAAGGAGATGCGGGCTAAAGCACAGATGGATTCAGGAAAGAAGGAGAAACTGGCTAAAGCACAGCGCTCGCAAGAGGATGAATTTGAGATAGTACGAGCAGAACCAGTCCGGACTGAAGAGGACTCGTCCTCATCTTCTGATGATTCGGATGATGAACCAGAGGAGGACCTCGATGATGACACAAAGGCTGAAGTGCTAGCCTATGCACATAAAATGTtgaggaagaagcagagggAGCAGATACTTGACGATGCTTACAACAAGTACATGTTTGATGATGTAGGATTGCCTAAATGGTTTGTTGAAGATGAAAAGCGACACACCCAGCCTATGAAACCTATCACCCGTGAAGAAGTAGCTGCCATGAAGGCCCAGTTTAGGGAGATTGATGCCCGGCCATCCAAGAAAGTAGCAGAGGCTAAAGCTCGGAAGAAGCGTGTTGCCATGAAGAAACTGGAGAAGGCACGCCAAAAGGCAGACATTGTCGCGGACCAGAGTGACATAAACGAGAAGTCAAAGGCGAAGATGATTGACAAGATCTACAAGAAGGCGGTGACGACCCAGAAGCCTAAGAAGGAGTATGTTGTTGCAAAGAAGGGGGTTCAGGTCAGGGCTGGTAAGGGTAAGGTGTTGGTGGATCCGCGGatgaagaaggacaagaggaCCAGCgggttggggaagaaggggaagggCGGCAAAGGAGGCGCCAAAGGTGGCAAGGGGAAGAAGGGAGCTGCCGGCCAGAGGAAAGGAGGCGGGCGAGGGAAGGGTGGGAAGAAGGCAGGCAAATCCCCGCATTGA